The window AGtctaaattatataaaaaaaaatttatatatcttTAACCAAGTTAtggcttatttatgaataaaagAGGCTCCCGCACATAGGAAGGCCTTCTTTGGCGATCCAAATATTTGTCACATGGAAGTTCAACTAGGCTCAAATTTTGGACTAATCAATGTACTGCTAAGTGACAAATAATGAAGTtttatacttcactaggcatagtgacGTCTAAAAGGACcttttttaaaataagaaaacaaaaagaaaaaatgtcttTTTGCACCGCTACATAAGAATGCCTCCTTATATGATCCGCCTAATTTTTGTTGTTTGCACAATGTGAATATTCTAATAGGGAAGAAAGTTTAGTCCGCCAATAACTAATTTGATAACATCGTCCGGAGACTAGACCACAGAAACCGAATATTTGTCGCTCCTTAATTGATGAAGGGTCATAATACCATCCCTCTTTCATTTTCCCTTCCTATTTTGTTCCTAATAAATCTCTATGGTTTGCAAACCAGTGAACCTCTTCCCTTTAAAGAGATAGGGGGTTCTTTGGACTAGCCACAATTCAATCTTCAGTCTAATTTCACGGTATGGGTTACTATATCGGTCTCGACCAATATCAATAACAATACATATCAATTGTATAAGCCTATAAATTTACCCTTAACAAGAACCATTACATTGATACAAGAAAAACCAGGTATCAACATTGGTGTCGGCCAATGCaatatttgaaaccatgatccCAAATACGAACATGACCTATGTGTAGTCCATATACCCTTTTGATAGTCTTAGAATTTTAAACTATTAGTTTACCACTTGGTAGATCCATTTGGACTAAAACTTCAGATTTCGACGGAAAAAATTGGGGTCTACTCATTCACAAAATTTCGATCCATCCAATCTACCCGTGCTAGATCTTTTGGCCATATAAGATGGTCATCTTAGGCATGCTGTGTAGGAAacaatgtaaaaataaaataaaaggtatccatttttgttatttctgctgattttattatttgtttgggAGGGAAGCAATCAACAAATTTTAGTCATTTTGACTGAAATTGCTTTGCTTCAGTAAAAAAATGGTTACAAAATACAATTGGGCTTGGATTAAAGGCCTTCAAGGGTTTGGCTTAGTTGGTTGGAGCCTAGGCCAAGGGATGGGCTTGGGTAATGGACCAAGATTATTCCCCTCTAATCTCAGGCCTACCCAGCACAGCCTGAGTAATAAAATCCAGGGAGGCACATTGTCCCGGCATAATTCATAAATCATAACGGCTACTCTTTCGCGGGCGATTCCAGATTTCTACCCGCCAAAAATATCGTTCCCAATCCTCAGTCTCCCCACTCCACCCTATCCATCCAAAAGTGGGTACTTAACACTTCAATTCTGTCGACAAAAATTATGGCAGCTCCTGCTTGGATCTTCTGTTATTCAAACGCTCCTGAAACCTTCTCTTGGGGCAGAAGCCAAAGCCCAAATGGAAATGCAGATGGGAAGCCCTATATcttgatcaagaaaagaagctcCAAATCAACCTGCAACAATTCAAATCGAACTAAGATAAGGAGTTCTTTGGTCAgaaatcatcatctctctcttaCTCGCACTCTATGCTCTTATGTGGATTCTGGGTGCATGGACAAAGATATGGCCCTTGAGATTGCCAAAAACCCAGATCCATTTCTTTGGAACATCGTGATTAGGGGTTATACAGATAACGGGTTTTACAAGGAGGCCATTGAAATTTACCACCGGATGCAGTTTGCTGATGTGAGGGCCGATAATTTCACGTTCCCTTTTCTAATTAAGTCTTGTACTGCTTCGTACTCCTTTGTAGAAGGCTTCAAGGTTCATTCAAGATTGATCAAGATCGGATTGGACTCCGATATTTTCATTTGCAATTCCCTCATCGCCATGTATGCGAAGCTTGGATATATTGAGTTTGCAGAGAGGATGTTCGAAGAAATGCCCTTGAGAGATTTAGTTTCATGGAACTCTATGATCGGTGGGTATGTCTCTGTTGGCGATGGGAAGAAATCTTTGTTGAGCTTCCAGGAAATGCAGGCGCTTGGAtttgatcctgacaggtttggagTCATAGGCGCTCTTGCCGCCTGTTCTCTTGAGATTAATCTGCAAGGAGGAAAGGAAATCCACTGTTATGTGGTCAAATGCCTGTGTGAAATGGATCTCATGGTCCAAACCTCACTCATCGACATGTATTGCAAATCTGGAGGCCTGGATATAGCTGAGAGGTTGTTTGATAGGATTTCTTCAAGAAACATTGTGGCCTGGAATGCAATGATAGGTGGCTATGCTCAAAACGCTCAACCCCTCAAAGCATTGTCCTGCTTGATGAAGATGCAAGATACTGATAATTCGAAACCTGATGTGATCACTATGGTGAATGCGCTCCCTGCCTGTGCACAGTTAGAAGGTCTTCTGCAGGGGAAATCCATCCACAGCTTTGCCGTAAGGCAAGGGTTTCTGCCGCATTTGGTTTTGGAGACTAGCCTTGTTGATATGTATGGAAGATGTGGAAAGCCAAAATTGGCAGAGCGTGTATTTCACCTGATGAATGAAAGAAGCTTAACATCATGGAATGCCATGGTTGGGGCTTATGCTCAAAATGGGTGGTACATAGAAGCCCTGAAACTATTCAGATACCTACAGAATGGGGTTCTCATACCAGATGCTGTTACAATTACAAGCATCCTACCTGCTTATGCTGAATTAGCCTCACTAAGAGAGGGGAGGCAGATCCATGGTTACATCACAAAATTAGAGTTCGGTCTTAATACCTTTGTCTCAAATTCTATAATTTACATGTATGCAAAATGCGGTGACCTTTCTACCGCAAGGGAGGTTTTTGACAGTATGGCATCTAAGAATGTAATTTCATGGAACACAGTCATCATGGCATATGCAATTCATGGGTGTGGTAGAATTGCTCTTGAATTGTTCTCTAAGATGCAGGAGAAGGGCTTTGAACCAAATCAGAGTACTTTTGTTTCAGTGCTATCTTCATGCAGCATTGCTGGCCTGGTTGATGAAGGATGGGAGTATTTCAATTCCATGAAAAGGGACTACAATATTGATCCTGGAATAGAGCACTATGGATGTATGGTCGATCTTCTAGGTCGTACTGGAAATCTTGAAGCAGCCAAATGTTTCATAGAGGAGATGCCATTTGTCCCAACAGCAAGGATATGGGGATCATTACTGACTACTAGTAGAAACCATGGAAACATACAATTAGCAGAGTATGCAGCTGAGCACATTCTTAGATTGGAACATGACAATACTGGGTGTTACATCCTTCTTGCTAACATGTATGCTGAAGCTGGGAGGTGGGCAGATGTAGAGAGGTTGAAATCTCTTATGAGGGAAGAAGGCTTACAGAAGACAATTGGGTATAGCATGGTTGAGCTGAACAGTAAGACATGTGGCTTCATCAATGGTGACAGTTCCCACACTGAAACAACCACAATCTATGACGTTTTAGATGTCATATTGAGGCTAATAGGTGAATGTGATTACATTTCTAGTACTTCCCGGTTTAGCGCAATAGATTTcctgaagaaaaagaagtgcTCACCCATCTATCATAGTGTGAGGTTGGCAATTTGTTTTGGTTTGATCTCCACAGCAGTTGGGACTCCCATCCTTTTAAGAAACAATGTGAGAATATGTAAGGATTGTCACAATGCTGCAAGGAAGATCTCCAAGGTTACCAGAAGAGAGATAATAGTAGGGGATGCAAGGATCTATCACTACTTCAGAGATGGATATTGCTCATGTGGTGATTATTGGTGATTATTTTTGTTTAGGCACACTTAAAAGTTGAAAAGCTTcagagttttccttgaagtacAACAGTTTAATAtctgtaaatatatatatatatatatatctgtatATTTCTCCaatcaaataaaagaaaaaaatttcttggttTTAAAGAAAAAGACATCTTTGATTTGTCACCGAAAGGAAAACATTACAAGTTCGGAGGCTCATAGCAGGAACTCTAAATTTTGCGAAGTCATAAAAGGATAACAAGGTAGGTTGCTCTCTGGACTGTTGCAACTTGCATGGAGTAAAACCCTTACCCAATGTTGGGCATGAGTGCAACTCCTACGTGCACAACTCTCCTGTGCACAGCCCTTCCGTCCAGATCCTCTCTAGCCACAGGGTGCCCAGCACGCACCTGACAACTGGAGGACCTAGTAGTGCACGCGTATGTTGGGGTGCATGTCCTTATCTTCCTAGCCATTGATTCCACGCTGGGATGCCCAGTGGCTGGAGAGAATCTGAATCCCAGCACCTCCATGTGCTGCCCCTGCTACACACTTCCAGTGATCCTACTTGCGCAGCCCCACCTTCACAGCTCTTCCCACAACCCCTTCCCAACACAAACTCCCCTAGTGCAGCCCTCCCTCCAGCAACAGAGCTCTCCCAATAGCTCCCGCATAGCATTCTGGGATGGATTCTGTTACTGCCAAAAATCTGTATGAGGCTAAGCACCAATCCTGCACAAACACaaaaggcagaggcccagaggtaTCCCCGGGATTAATCCTCCgacacccaagttagagaccggcagaacatttttttccaagagtaatggtgtgtgtGTCGACTTACCTTTCCTCtccttttgggttccctcttatagggtttagggtctagggtttagggagtCCCACCTAGATGCGTTTTCCCCCTTAcccgagtcctactcggatacgtcttccccccttggggggggggaatcttCCCTATTCGGGTCTCCTTTCACGTAGTTTAAATCCTCGTGGCCTCTACCGGTTGGGCAACGCGTGTCCTTCCCTCGGATATCACATGTCCTTGTTTCACATGGTGACTAATCAGATGTATCAGGTTTAAATCCTTTGTGATGAGTGAGTGAGGATCCAATGGCCACTCACTGGCTCATcgcaaaagttttttttttacccaaaactTTTAATTATAGCTACATTTATTCCAGTTGAACAAATACTTGCTCTCTTATTCATCAAGGCCCCTCTTGTATTCCCATATATCtctatgcaaaaaaaaaaagggaaaatggttTCTATAGTAGATCGGAGAGGTGCGATCAAAC is drawn from Macadamia integrifolia cultivar HAES 741 chromosome 7, SCU_Mint_v3, whole genome shotgun sequence and contains these coding sequences:
- the LOC122084672 gene encoding pentatricopeptide repeat-containing protein At4g35130, chloroplastic, with the protein product MAAPAWIFCYSNAPETFSWGRSQSPNGNADGKPYILIKKRSSKSTCNNSNRTKIRSSLVRNHHLSLTRTLCSYVDSGCMDKDMALEIAKNPDPFLWNIVIRGYTDNGFYKEAIEIYHRMQFADVRADNFTFPFLIKSCTASYSFVEGFKVHSRLIKIGLDSDIFICNSLIAMYAKLGYIEFAERMFEEMPLRDLVSWNSMIGGYVSVGDGKKSLLSFQEMQALGFDPDRFGVIGALAACSLEINLQGGKEIHCYVVKCLCEMDLMVQTSLIDMYCKSGGLDIAERLFDRISSRNIVAWNAMIGGYAQNAQPLKALSCLMKMQDTDNSKPDVITMVNALPACAQLEGLLQGKSIHSFAVRQGFLPHLVLETSLVDMYGRCGKPKLAERVFHLMNERSLTSWNAMVGAYAQNGWYIEALKLFRYLQNGVLIPDAVTITSILPAYAELASLREGRQIHGYITKLEFGLNTFVSNSIIYMYAKCGDLSTAREVFDSMASKNVISWNTVIMAYAIHGCGRIALELFSKMQEKGFEPNQSTFVSVLSSCSIAGLVDEGWEYFNSMKRDYNIDPGIEHYGCMVDLLGRTGNLEAAKCFIEEMPFVPTARIWGSLLTTSRNHGNIQLAEYAAEHILRLEHDNTGCYILLANMYAEAGRWADVERLKSLMREEGLQKTIGYSMVELNSKTCGFINGDSSHTETTTIYDVLDVILRLIGECDYISSTSRFSAIDFLKKKKCSPIYHSVRLAICFGLISTAVGTPILLRNNVRICKDCHNAARKISKVTRREIIVGDARIYHYFRDGYCSCGDYW